The following coding sequences lie in one Thermosulfuriphilus ammonigenes genomic window:
- a CDS encoding vitamin K epoxide reductase family protein, translating to MTSRGSGPTRLEPLFELSKSRGDRGGLWALGLCFLAAAGLSTEVLLQIYKGKSVCPNEVCALVGEYVLIGERGLMTIGAAFFWILFGLIFFSRRYPRPWLKALPQIALLGALAFDGLLMGFQVFKIQKLCLICLATALVLITIHLVYSFGLKSFAVAVAGLAVWTGAFAGNGLLKMPQGPKGPVNFVFYSLRATNGPEFPRLTLIFSLHCPHCLKVIERLSEIPPGGLNLRLATVDTDAEALEKLSSFLKEAPKSDQPLSLLLKLKRSAPSEKKAIPAGLVAAAQAAREFLFAQGLYGIPVLMVEEGPDRRLILSGEEAIMTYLQQVFTPEGSNQEGR from the coding sequence ATGACTTCCCGAGGCTCCGGACCCACAAGATTGGAACCCCTCTTTGAACTCTCCAAAAGCCGTGGAGACAGAGGCGGCCTTTGGGCCCTAGGGCTTTGCTTCCTGGCTGCGGCCGGTCTCTCTACAGAGGTTCTCCTTCAGATATACAAAGGGAAAAGCGTCTGTCCCAACGAGGTCTGTGCCCTGGTAGGAGAATACGTCCTTATCGGCGAGCGAGGGCTTATGACTATAGGGGCGGCTTTCTTCTGGATCCTCTTTGGCCTTATATTTTTTAGCCGCCGTTATCCCCGGCCCTGGCTTAAGGCCTTGCCCCAGATAGCCCTTCTGGGGGCCCTGGCCTTTGACGGCCTTCTTATGGGATTCCAGGTTTTTAAGATCCAGAAACTCTGTCTCATCTGTCTGGCCACGGCCTTAGTCCTTATCACCATTCATTTGGTTTATTCATTTGGTCTTAAAAGCTTTGCCGTAGCCGTAGCCGGACTGGCTGTCTGGACCGGGGCCTTTGCCGGCAATGGTCTTCTTAAGATGCCCCAGGGCCCTAAGGGCCCGGTTAACTTCGTTTTTTACAGTCTTCGGGCCACCAATGGGCCAGAATTCCCCCGTTTAACTCTGATCTTCAGTCTTCATTGTCCCCACTGCCTGAAGGTCATTGAAAGGCTCTCCGAAATCCCCCCTGGGGGCCTAAATCTCCGGCTGGCTACAGTAGATACTGACGCAGAGGCCTTAGAGAAGTTAAGTTCTTTCCTCAAAGAGGCCCCCAAAAGTGATCAGCCCCTCTCCCTACTTCTTAAACTTAAAAGAAGTGCTCCTTCCGAGAAGAAGGCCATCCCTGCCGGACTTGTCGCGGCCGCCCAGGCCGCCCGTGAGTTTCTCTTTGCCCAAGGCCTTTATGGGATCCCTGTCTTGATGGTGGAAGAGGGGCCTGACAGGCGTCTTATCTTAAGTGGAGAAGAGGCCATAATGACCTATCTCCAGCAGGTCTTCACTCCCGAAGGCTCAAACCAAGAGGGGCGATGA
- a CDS encoding precorrin-2 dehydrogenase/sirohydrochlorin ferrochelatase family protein, whose amino-acid sequence MTIKYYPLFLKLAGKKCLVVGGGQVAARKIASLLEAEAQVRVVSPQVCEEIRLAAQEGRLELEMRGYRPGDLRGMRLVIAATDDPAVQEAVFSEAEALGIPCNVVDKPEYCSFIVPSVVKSGDLTIAISTSGASPALARRLREELEGSFGPEWGRFLELMRRWRREILSRGLPASEREAIFKKLAYSPIPQWLAEGREDKVAEFIAPLGLSLRE is encoded by the coding sequence GTGACCATTAAGTACTATCCACTCTTTCTCAAATTGGCGGGTAAAAAGTGCCTGGTGGTTGGCGGTGGCCAGGTGGCGGCTCGAAAGATAGCCTCCCTTCTTGAGGCAGAGGCTCAGGTCAGGGTGGTTTCTCCCCAGGTCTGTGAAGAAATTCGTCTGGCGGCCCAAGAAGGTCGGCTTGAGCTGGAGATGCGGGGCTATCGTCCGGGAGATCTCAGGGGAATGCGGCTGGTTATTGCCGCCACCGATGATCCAGCCGTCCAGGAGGCGGTCTTCTCCGAGGCCGAAGCCCTTGGAATCCCTTGCAATGTGGTGGATAAGCCGGAGTATTGTAGCTTTATTGTTCCCTCGGTGGTCAAAAGTGGTGATTTAACCATCGCCATCTCGACCTCTGGAGCGAGTCCGGCCCTGGCCAGAAGGCTAAGGGAAGAGCTTGAGGGGTCTTTTGGGCCAGAGTGGGGAAGGTTTCTGGAGTTAATGAGGCGCTGGCGCAGGGAGATTCTCTCTCGAGGTCTTCCGGCCTCTGAGAGGGAGGCCATATTCAAAAAGCTGGCTTACTCTCCTATCCCCCAGTGGCTGGCTGAGGGCAGGGAGGATAAAGTGGCAGAATTCATCGCCCCTCTTGGTTTGAGCCTTCGGGAGTGA
- a CDS encoding Mth938-like domain-containing protein has product MIEAYSFGQMKIAGKIYSRDLKVINGQVVPNWWRKEGHRLFSEDIADILQAHPEFLVIGTGAYGAMSLSPEVEEALKREAIEFEALPTGRAVDLFNRLWQEKKKVAGAFHLTC; this is encoded by the coding sequence ATGATTGAGGCCTATAGCTTTGGTCAGATGAAAATTGCCGGCAAAATCTATTCTCGAGACCTAAAGGTAATAAACGGCCAGGTGGTTCCCAACTGGTGGCGTAAGGAGGGGCACCGTCTCTTTTCTGAAGATATTGCCGATATTCTCCAGGCCCATCCGGAGTTTTTGGTTATCGGCACCGGTGCCTATGGGGCTATGAGCCTCAGCCCAGAAGTGGAAGAGGCCCTAAAGCGCGAGGCCATTGAGTTTGAGGCCTTACCTACGGGCCGAGCAGTGGATCTGTTCAATCGTCTCTGGCAAGAGAAGAAAAAGGTGGCCGGGGCCTTCCACCTTACTTGTTAA